From the Bacteroidia bacterium genome, one window contains:
- the lysA gene encoding diaminopimelate decarboxylase, with product MFSADEIKKFTKLPTPFYYYDMSLLENTLQQVKLASDKYKYTVHYALKANANDPILEQIQQHGFGADCVSGNEIKKALEMNFLSEQIAFAGVGKSDAEINIALEKNIFCFNCESVQEIEVINTLAEKQEKIASIALRINPNVNAHTHHYITTGLEENKFGINVWELDEVLAIIEKSKHIQLTGIHFHIGSQITDMGVFKSLCLKINELQQWFAMRKINLEHINAGGGLGVDYQDPDKNSIPDFYAYFGIFNQFLEVRNGQKIHFELGRAMVAQCGNLISKVLFVKKGIAKNFIILDAGMTELIRPALYQSYHKIENITKNIPSDQKYDVVGPICESSDCFGKSVHLPETERGDLIVLKTTGAYGEVMSSGYNLREKAAAFYSDKIMTSKK from the coding sequence ATGTTTTCAGCAGACGAAATAAAAAAGTTTACAAAGCTCCCAACGCCTTTCTATTATTACGATATGAGTTTGCTTGAAAATACGCTTCAGCAAGTAAAATTGGCATCTGATAAATACAAATACACGGTTCATTATGCTTTGAAAGCGAATGCGAATGATCCGATTTTGGAGCAAATTCAACAACATGGATTTGGTGCAGATTGTGTGAGCGGAAATGAAATTAAAAAAGCGCTGGAAATGAATTTTCTTTCCGAACAAATTGCTTTTGCCGGCGTTGGAAAATCAGATGCGGAAATAAATATTGCACTCGAAAAAAATATTTTTTGTTTCAATTGTGAATCTGTTCAGGAAATAGAAGTCATCAATACTTTGGCGGAGAAACAAGAGAAAATAGCTTCTATCGCTTTGCGGATAAATCCCAATGTGAACGCGCATACGCATCATTACATCACTACGGGTTTGGAGGAAAATAAATTTGGAATTAATGTATGGGAATTAGACGAAGTGCTTGCTATTATTGAGAAATCAAAACATATACAATTAACCGGAATTCATTTTCACATCGGTTCACAAATTACAGATATGGGTGTTTTTAAAAGCTTGTGTTTGAAGATTAATGAGTTGCAGCAATGGTTTGCGATGCGAAAAATAAATTTGGAACACATCAATGCTGGCGGCGGATTGGGAGTAGATTATCAGGATCCAGATAAAAATTCGATACCAGATTTCTATGCGTATTTTGGAATTTTTAATCAGTTTTTAGAAGTTCGTAACGGACAAAAGATTCATTTTGAATTAGGTCGTGCGATGGTGGCGCAATGTGGAAATTTAATTTCGAAAGTGCTTTTTGTGAAAAAAGGAATTGCGAAAAATTTTATTATTCTGGATGCTGGAATGACTGAATTGATTCGTCCTGCGCTGTATCAATCGTATCATAAAATTGAGAATATCACAAAAAATATACCTTCTGATCAAAAATATGACGTGGTTGGACCGATTTGTGAATCGTCCGACTGCTTTGGAAAATCAGTTCATTTGCCGGAAACGGAACGCGGCGATTTAATCGTTTTGAAAACGACGGGCGCTTATGGCGAAGTAATGTCTTCAGGATATAATTTACGCGAGAAAGCAGCAGCTTTTTATTCGGATAAAATAATGACCTCAAAAAAATAA